Proteins encoded by one window of Lathyrus oleraceus cultivar Zhongwan6 chromosome 1, CAAS_Psat_ZW6_1.0, whole genome shotgun sequence:
- the LOC127103963 gene encoding uncharacterized protein LOC127103963, with product MGEDEKIIGYVSKVHNLVHLMNGCGETLTNKIIVEKAMHTLTSHFDHVIIAIQEPNNLETMKLEGLVGLLEAHELRIVKRKMGLRSDISIAAKNYWYKKDKRATKGKDDEGVNLTHQDSNYYDGMVHMVAVADEHVDSKTWFLDTGYSNHMIGRKVRLSNFDESKKIKVRLADNNSLQKECTGNIVIQMSNEAKTMIKDVLYVPGLKCNLLGV from the exons atgggagaagatgaaaagattataGGTTATGTCTCTAAAGTGCATAATCTTGTTCATCTCATGAATGGTTGTGGTGAAACCCTAACTAATAAGATAATAGTTGAGAAGGCAATGCATACATTAacctctcactttgatcatgTTATCATAGCCATTCAAGAACCCAACAATCTTGAAACCATGAAACTAGAAGGTTTGGTTGGTTTGTTAGAGGCACATGAGCTAAGGATTGTCAAGAGGAAAATGGGTTTAAGATCCGATATAAGCATTGCAG CTAAGAATTATTGGTACAAGAAAGACAAAAGGGCTACAAAAGGCAAGGATGATGAAGGAGTAAACCTTACACATCAAGATTCAAATTATTATGACGGTATGGTGCATATGGTTGCAGTTGCAGATGAGCATGTCGACTCCAAGACTTGGTTCCTCGACACAGGTTACTCGAATCACATGATTGGTCGAAAAGTGCGGTTATCAAATTTTGACGAGTCGAAGAAGATTAAGGTCAGGCTTGCAGATAATAACTCATTGCAAAAAGAATGTACTGGAAACATAGTCATTCAAATGAGTAATGAAGCAAAAACTATGATTAAAGATGTACTTTATGTACCTGGCCTGAAGTGCAATCTTCTAGGTGTTTGA
- the LOC127115684 gene encoding uncharacterized protein LOC127115684, whose product MDDGDVDGHEVMQADYEALNDILHENGRVNVGGELDIVSDECSDNVEYDNVVIDEDFEFEEVEYDDEEAEEDGEFDGGEYDDEDAGEYGEFDGGE is encoded by the exons ATGGATGATGGTGATGTTGATGGGCATGAAGTGATGCAAGCTGACTAT gAAGCACTCAATGATATTTTACATGAGAATGGTCGTGTTAACGTTGGTGGTGAACTGGATATTGTTAGTGATGAATGCTCGGATAATGTTGAATATGATAATGTAGTTATTGATGAAGATTTTGAGTTTGAAGAAGTTGAATATGATGATGAAGAAGCAGAAGAAGATGGTGAATTTGACGGAGGTGAATACGATGATGAGGACGCAGGTGAATATGGTGAATTTGATGGAGGTGAGTAA